The nucleotide sequence GGACATCTATATGAGTCCTTCATCTAATGAATGTCATTAGAGTGCAGCAGGAAAATCAGTCTAATAAAGGAAAGAGGTTGCTGCTCAGTGTTGGATGAAGGCCAAAACCACCACTACACACCCTAATtcactcagtgtgtgtgagagagaaagagagagagagatgagataGAGAGATGTGTATTGATTGGTGGGTGTGTTGAGAAGGGACTACCACTAGCCACCACAGCACCACCTCTTctactcacacacaaaaacacaaacaccagccTGAATAAGATCTTAACTATATCTTCAGGTACATTATGTATAGTACTACTGGCTGTTGTGCTGCTTATTGATCAGAGACGCCCTTCAGGTCAGAATTTCACTTATATGCTTTTTAATGGAGAGATGTTTAACATGGAattgtacaaaaaaaattagaaaacaAACACTTATTTAGATACCTATAAGTAGCTAGGTTGGAGTCTTTTTAAATCACATTGAACATATTAATGCATAAATGCAAAACTAACTCTGATATAGCAGAAATGTATTGTGAAAACTGAATCCATCTGTTTTAAATACCATATGTATTGCCCTCTGTGCacacaaaaatactaaaaacaaAGCTGTGTTTAAAAAAGCATACAGTGGTGGGCGTCAATGGGACCGGCAGTTGTCCCAACTTAATGAATCATTTAGTTGATAAATGGTGAAAAAAATTCTGTTCATGAAGGATCTATTGTAGTGCTGCTGAATTAGCTTTAGATAGGCCAGTTGTGCCCAGAAGCGTTAAATAAGATtgacatttcattatttaacgGCGCTGGGTGTGCCTAATAAAGTGACAACTACGAGCATGTTCAAAAACACGTCTTCAAGATCCCTCAGTGTGCCATTGCTCTGTGTAGTGTTGTGATGCAAAGAAGCCTTAATTATCACTCGTTTGGTTTCATGTCTTCTGCTTCCCTCTAGCGGACAGTTTAAAAAACTACTTCTTCTCCCATAATGCACTTCTTCCTTTTATACCCATGATTCCCTGCGGCGAGCTCTCTGCACCAGTCAAGATGGCGGACAGACCAGGTAATTATGCGTGTCCTCTGAtgaaaaaagaagacattttctGTATTGAGTGAttagttgtttgtgtttttgcatgttctCTCAGACGGAGTGTGTTCTTCTATCGGACAGACCCGTACTAGGTCACCTGGAGGTTTTTGTCCGACTGAAGGCCGCACGGACTCCTTTGAGTCACGTCAAGGACTTTGCGTGTCATTGTCAGTTTAAATGAATCCTTGAGCGGCTTTTGGACACTAACTGCTGGGTTCAGACATCAGAAACTTGTAGTCTTTACTTGCAGTCTGGACGAAACTTTCATAATGATGTTGTTCTCGCATATTTACGTGATGTAACTGTTTCTTTTGGCTAGTTTGCACGGTAGGTTAGCATGCAAACAGAGCTGAGCCCAAACTCTGATGTTCTCTTTGGTTAATTTAAACTTAAGATAGATTTACCACATCAAAATACAACGCGAAAGGCGGTGCATTGCTATACAACGTGTTTTGAACGGTGGGCCACTTAATTCATAACAGCTGTAATACAACGTTACCTGACGTTACACACCTGGTTCAAATGTGGCCCCTCAGTATACCGTTAAACTTAGGGGCCAAAGCTAAACCACTGAACTTGTTTGTAGACTGAATACTTTGCTTGATTTACGACTTCTCAGAGGATGGAGTTGTTGACTACTTTGCCCAATTTAGAGCTGCAACTTATAATTATTTTCGGGATCAATTAGTCTGCCATTTATTTTCTCGAATAATAGTTTTGAGTCTAAGATGACGTCGTCCTACTGTCTGTTTAAAAGACAAATGTAACGTTATTCAATAACTTCAAGACAAACAAAAGCCACAAATGTTGGAGCCAggaaatttgtcatttttgtttgaaaCTATTTAAACAATTATAACTGTGTAACGTTATCAGTCAATAGTCAAATCAATCAAATGACcaatctttttttcctgctcTGGTAACGTTAGACATATTGGATCTACGGCATGTTTTGCTCAGTGTGTAATCAAAGTGTCCTTGCTGTCTCCACTCAACCAGTTCCCGTGGTTGAGAAGCGACTGATGGACGTGAAACTGGGTGAGCTGGGAAGCTGGCTTGGAGGTCGAGACTTCACTCCAAATGGCATCATCTCAGCCGTCCGCCGGGGTGAGGAAACCTGTTCTCACTAAAACTTTATGAAGAGCTGTGGAAACTAGAGGAGGAACTCGGTTCCgattttgtttcctttgcttCAGTTCTATCACAGAAAGTAGAGTAGTTTGCAGTTCTTTCAATAGCTTTTGTGTGAAAtacatgaaatgtaaaatgtttttgaaataccATTAaccatttttaataaaacagcagctgaagCAGGTATTAGAAATCTCTCCTTTTCCTAATTATATTTGTAGCACCTTAAATCTTAAACCTTGGGTAGGAAAAGGGTGTAAATCTGTCCGCAGCACAGTTCACAAGAAAACATACTCTCCTCATACACAGATTTAAATTACAATcgcatcttttttttaatgcagtatGTTGTGCTTTCATTCATCAGCATGCACAACATAATGCTCCATGCTGCGATTTGTAGTAGTTCCCAACTAAAGGTGATGCGCCTTGTCACATCAATGTTTgggaaaaatactttttgtgaAATGCATATATTGATGGCTGGGGAGTAACACTGCAGATGACTGTTTGCACAGCTCTCCACTGCTGTACTTGGAAAGTGGAGAACTGCTGTTTAAAGCACTGAATAACTTTAATATACCAGGCTCCTAGTATGATATGGTACTGGTGAATATGGCTAATTGACAAAGGGCGGGAAAATGTATCGATTCCCAGCTCATTAAGGGACTTAAATAAGTGACTCCTTATTCACAAGCAAAGATTACACATGCTCTTAACATGTCTAGTCACATGTTGTAAAATCAGCATTTGTGTTCAGGTCATGAAGATTGCTCACAGGTTTGATTAGCTCACTCAAATCTTTATAATCTGAGGATGCCACTGTGTAGCATGTTGCCTTATTGGTTTCAGGCGTGTATTTATGCTGCTTTGTTTTGCCCCCACTCTTCCAGGCCACGACAGATACTACAACAAGTACATTAACGTGAAGAAGGGAGGCATTGGTGGTGTAGCTATGCTGCTGGTTGGCTACGTGGCCATCAGCTACCTGTGGGAATATGACCACATCAGTAAGACATGCCTAAAcattcacttcctgtctttttATGTTTGAGCTTTTTGCTATAAAGTTTTCCTTTTATGATATTTTTTGAACTCGTCTCAAACTAGCTACGAAACCTCACCAATGTGAAGGACatttaaaacatcttttttattctctttcagAACACGATCGCTGGAGGAAGTACCACTAAGACCTTCAGCAGCCATCAGGGGTTGAACTTGAATCTTTGTTCCCCCGCTCTTTCTACTCTCAGCTCTGTGTTGAATATGTGACTGTTGTaaccaataaaaaaatatgaagaTTTATTATTGGATATCATGTTTGGGGGTGTGTGAATTCAGCTTAAAGTTCAGCTACGTTAATAGTTACAGTTCTCACCTGTTAAGCATGTGGAAACGCAATCCAATGCCACCTCACTGCTCTGGTGATGTGAATTTAACAGGTAAATCTGTAAGAATGTTTGTACAGATAGAAACATGTCTAGACTGTATCCACTGACAACACAAAGGATATTGTGAGATACCCTTTTTTTGAGTCAAACTGCTGTCCCCCCAGTCTCTTTAGATTTTAATCTGTGTATTCAGATCTAAACTTAAAGGACTACTGCCAGCCAGGATGTTAGTCTAAAATTTAAACAGATTTAAATTGCAAGTACACCACAAAAGTGCAGGGTGGATTCGGGATCAGATTAATTACAGTAGTTTGAGTACTAACTGGCATTGatcacatttctgttttatttcacttaCAATGTCGGACAGATTTACTAGAATTCACAAAATAGAACCACTGGTCTGGTGTCACTGATGCAGTCACACGACCCAAGGAAACTGGTTTGATGTCTTTAAATATTCAGTGTGCTACGCAGTACAAACATTGTAGAAAACTGTACACTAACCCTCGAGTCGTTCCACCATCGCCACACAGGGCGAAGCTTCTTTctgatctttgtttttttttcccccatgtaTCCACGGTAAGAACGAGGCAAAAAAAGATAGAAATagctgttgtgtttctgtcctaGTGCCTGTGTAAAATCATCCTGACGTGACAACAGTGGCAGTTAAAGTCTTTAAATTCAACTTCAGCCGGTTGAGCAAACGGGCCTCCTCTTCTGCTGCTCTTCCTCTCGTCTCCTCTGCTTAGGTGACATCAAGGCTGAAGGttactgtccacttaggaaggcAAGATGGCCTTTAGTGCATTTGTTGGCATAGTGACCCTTCTCACCACACTACAGAtacaaggaagaaaaaagaatgAAGATATTAATGGCACCTTATTAAAAGAAAGCTTGAAATGCACAGTGTTCTTTTGCTTTACACAGGTAGACTATTAAGAAGGATGTTTAAGTGTGTTGGAGcagaaaagtaaagaaaagaagcaaatcCTCACGCTTATGAGATGATGTACCATGCAGTGTGGATGACCAAAAATTACTTTACTGATCCTGGTGTCTCAAAATGTGGTATTCATGTAAAGCCATTTTTCACCAGATCGTATAGAGGACCCTGATTTTCTTTCTAAAACTATAATTTGCTGTTCGATGTTGGGTTACGTGCCAGACTGATGCTGAGCCAAGAGCAGTTGTCAGACTGAGGAGATTCCAGTAACTCCAATGTAATCCCTGTAAAATGGTCAGTGCAATTTAccagtaaaatatataaacaatatacaAACACGAATATAAATGAAGAGTAGGCTTGTGATGGTTAGGTATATGTTGCTATTTACAAGAGATGTGTTAAAATATCAAACCCAAGCATTACAATCCTATCTACAGTTATGTGCAACGGTTTTAGGCAGCTGTGGGAAAATGCTGTAAAGGAGGAACgctttcaaaaatattttcatcaattgaacaaaagtgaataaaatcaaatcggtatttggtgtgaccacgcTGATCATAAATTCAATGTGTAGGTTGACAGAgatagaaacagctgtgtagaaagaataaaactgggtgaggaacagccaaactcagctaacaaggtgaggttgCTGAAGACAAGTTACTGCCAAAAGTCATACACGTTGGTAAGACtcagcacagcaacaagatGCATCAGTAAGGTCTCTCacaggcagacatttcaaggcagacaCGAGTTTCCAGTGCTGTccatgtgctgtccaagctcttttgaaaaagcacaaagaaacgggCAACGTTGAGGACCGTAGACACAGTGGTTggccaaagaaacttactgcagcagatgaaagacagaaCATGCTTATTTCCTTTCACAATCTGAAGATGTCCAgcagctcagagctgcagaaaacagtgggtacacccatctactgtccggagaagtctggtcagaaaTGGCCTTTACGGAACCTCTGACATAGAAACAAGGTCAAGCAACTCAACTATGCATGAAAACACAGGAACTGGAGTGCAGAAAAAATGGCAGCAGTCGCTCTGGACTGGACTGAAAAttcatatataaaatatttggctgcagcagaaggcaAGTTATTTGCCAAAGGTCTGGAGGATTTGGTCAGAATCAATGGTCTCCTCAATGCTtagaagtacaggcagatacttattCATCATGCAATAGAATAgcatcagggaggcatctgattggcaCCAAAtgtattctgcagcatgacaacaacCCCAAACATAAAGTGAAAGCCATCTTCAGCGTTAAGAAGACCAAAGAGTCCTGATGTGATGTGAAAGTGATGGTgtggcccccacagagccctgatctcaagaTCAttgagtctgtctgggattacctgaagagagagaagcaactgggGCTGATAAATCCACAGAAGGACTGAGGGTAGGTCTCCATCAACCTACCTGCCGAGTTCCTTAAAAAACTaagtgcaagtgtacctagaagaactgGGGCAGTTTTAAAGGCAAAGGGtcgtcacaccaaatattgatttgatttcgtttttttccttctgttcacTCCTTGCATTTTtgaattgataaatataatctattatcATGTCTATTTTAGAAAGCATTCTTACATTATAGCATTTTTCCACACATTACCTTCTAAGAAACCATGTAAATGACTGCCAGTTGGATTTTCATTTTACTTGACAGACATGAGTGGTGTTTATCTTATCTAACCCAGCAAGAAAAATAATAAGTGTATTAAGCAAAATATCAAActactgctttaaaaaaaggtaaCTAATGCCAGCTTTCGTATTTACAAAAGGATCTAAAACTGATTTTGAACACACAAAGGCACGTCAGCAGACAAATGTTCAGGTGACTCACCTTGTAGCAGGTGACCTGGTCCAGCGGCCGAGGCCCTCTGTTGCCAGTCATGTTATTTTGCGGAACAGAATTCATCTGCATGTGGTTCTGCGGCCGCTGACCTGGACTGGAGTTGGTCAGCTGGATAAGAGAGAGCGACGAGCGACCGATGGTAGGCACAGGCTGCAACGGGAAACAAGCAAAGAGGAATTGTTTGTAGTTTGATTTCtactatctgaatgaatgaaatgaatccatGCAGTCCTATTAGCCCATGATTTATACATACAGAcgtgtgtgtttggtgtttgCAGATGTTATCTGTTTACCTTTGTCTGGTTCTGAGTTTGCTGTGGTAGAGGAGGCTGTTCAGAAGCTCCCATAGGTAATTCAAAACGAGGACTGTAGAAGAAGTAGATGTTAAAATCTACATAACTGAAAGGTGAAGTCTCCAATTTTCTTTATTCTATTGctgctttaatatttttgtctgaaGAATATTTTACTAGATGGCATAAATCATCCCATAaataagacagagagagaaaaaaatcgAAAATGACAAAACCTGTAATATCTCACACCAAAACTGAATCTGTTATGAATCAAATAAAAAGGGTAACATACTGCATGAATTTACAGGACTTCCCTTCTGGACAGAAGCCCACCAGGTAATTCACACAGATCACTcgtcttgtgtgtctgtgtctgcagtCAGGACCTGAGACAGGAAGATGGAAGAAGAGCCACAACAGAAAGTAAAGAGGTTGTTTTGCTGCTGATGAAGAAAATCAAACCAGCAGTGGAGACTGTGTGTATAAACAGTAAGTTTGTCGGGTGTTAATATCATTACTGCTGGAGTGTTTATGTCCACCGCTGAGCAGGACCTACCGTGTTTGCAGAAGCCTCGGTCATACCAGGGACAGTCTTTGATCTTGGACTCTGGATCAATGTGTAGGAATGGACATTCCTTGTTGCTACACTCACCTGCGAGGGTCAacacacaacatttaaaacacacaacatcaaCCAGCACCACAGAGCTTTCACTTAACAGCTGACcaggaggaagaaaaacaatggGTGCTGAACAACAGTCACAAGGAAAATACAGTCATCGAGCTCATCTGAGTGATTTTATGAAACATTGAGCCAACTAACCGAACTtggagtagaagtagcattctGGCATCTTGGTCATGTCGTATTCATGGAGAAACTCGCACTGGTCTCCCTTCTTACACAGTCCTCTGAGCCAGTGCTTACACACCACCGTCTTCTCTCCACTGATGTGACGGAACGGACACATCCCACCTGGGAGTGGAAACAAAATGAGATTCAACACAGACGACAGCACAAATTTCCTAATTCAAACCCACCGGGCAGACCGTGTCTGTAccagtatttattattttcattttaacattgtttttaaccctgttttgtaaagcacttgGGGCAGCATATTTgatgctgtacaaataaagtgTTATTGTAAGAACCAGCACCCATCCAACACACTATCAAGGTAAAACACACCTTTTAGTTTGTCATCCTGTTGAAAGGAAAACCACTCTTGCCTCGCACAACAGCGTGTCCCCCAAACACATGTAAAATACTATTACTGACCTGTTTCCTGAGATCCATTCTAAAATGTGAGTTGTAGTGATCACCTATCCCCACTGTAGGCtttaatttattgtatttgtgaAAGGTATATCCCAGCTTCTGATTTAATATAAGAAGATCTACTTGCTTGGAAAAGGCTGGTGAGCTGAGATGtgtctaattaaaaaaaattcgACTCACTCGACTCATACTACAGAATAAAAGGAAAACTGTCCCTCTACCGTTTGTGAAATActcttttaaaaagcaatgtCTCATTCAGCTTATTTCAGCctgctttatttatttccacagGTGCTTAagtgttactgtgtttttacCTTTCACACAAGCTGCTCTCATGAAGAACTCACACACAGCTGATCCGGACTCTGCAGGGACACAATAACACAACCTTAATAAAGAAAGGTACACAAAGCTAACATGCACAGTGCCAACCTgccgttagctaacgttaccgtcAGTTTTACCGTTCACTCTGATCACAGTTTACCTACAGCGGCTAAGTAGCAGCTAACACTTACTGTCCATGCCGGGGAAGGGCAGAGGCTGTGCTCCTAGCTGCTGCTGCACAGCGAGTTCCAGGTCAAACTTGATGTGATCCACGGTAGCCAGTAAGTCCTGCATGGCTGCGGTCGTCTGTAACTTACTGCACCGATCGAAGAAATGTCAGTTTCCGTTAGCTAGCTTGAAGTTGCGCTAGTGTTTTCTTCGTTAGCCAGCTAACGAGGCAAGCTAAGTTATGCTAACCAATAAGCTAACAAATTGCGAGCTCCCCGATGAGAAACCACAATAACTGCAGTTCTCTGTAGCGTGCTGGGACTGTTTTAAGGAAAAGCCATGAACACTGGTCGGTCTGTAGTTTTTAATTTGTCACGAACTGCTGCTCCTTGTTCTCACAGTGGATCGATGCGAGGCGCGCagactgacctctgacctgacGCATTAAGGCAAGACTAGACGATCCTCGAGAGGCTGGGTTAGTTCACGCCACAGGATAGTGGGCTTTTAGCTGGTTTAAAACTATTTCTATATGGGTATTTTTTTGAGAAATTAGCATTGTAACGAAGGAATGTAATAACAGACGTATAAGTAACTACCGGGGTGAAGTTAGTAACAGGGACGGACATACCCGgaattttagaaatactgactTCTTGAGCCAAAGTTTCCCAAACACACCCTTCACCCCCTCATGACAACTTCACTGATATCcgattatttacatttttatccatccatcatcaaccgcttatcctgcgtacagggtcgcggggggctggagccaatcccagcagacatcgggcgaaaggcggggtacaccctgacaggtcgccagtccatccaGATaagtcgccagtccatcgcagtccATTCCGTTTTTCACacttaaatattcagtttcattTTCTACATGAAGGTCCAAATCAATTTTGCATCCTGTCAGGATCAAACTGGTAAAGAAATAATTTGTTACATAGAAGAAGAAATGTATAAAGCCTGGGAggtgtggagaaaaaacaaataacacatttaGTTATAAtataactaataaataattcaGTGTTCTCAAACAAATAATTTGTTTACATGTTTGGCCTATAGGTTTTTATGCCCCTGAATTTATATTTTGCTCTTAATTTAGCATAACTTGATACCTTCATGACATAATGTTGAATACCTTTCATACTCTCAACCATAAACTTGGATGTAATAGTTATTTTGACCTTGGAATGACATATGTGTGTAAATACTTTGGGTTTTGCGTGCTACACACAACAtccagtaggcctacataaaaaCTCAGCTTCAGCTTGGGATTTGATCTCTGCTACCGCTTGAAGTAGCCTAATGTTTTGGGCCAGGAGGCCATTCAACGGTTTTAATGATTTTACTAGAATTTGAGTGTGCTTAAAACTTAGTTCTGAAAGAGGTCGCTGCCCCATATAGTGTTTACCATACACAACTCTACAGGTGTTAATCAGTTGACCCTGGTGGTCAGTCTGAACAAAAGATGGACTAACACACCTTAATTAGCCTACTCTTTTTCTAGCATACATTTTTGCCAGTAGATGAAAACAACAGAGCTCCAAAGTgctcaataataataaatgattatATGCAAGGGCATAGGAACATGTCCCTATATCCAgcaactactgaattgtccctagaaataattttgatcaaaatGATTAATATTGTTATATGTACCTCACGGTGGTTTGGTCTGCTGTCTGCCTTTTTCAGACCCTCAgcgactttatttctaaaaatctcCAGctgagatgtttttattgtgccTACCAACGGTGACACGAAACATTCACCCTTGATTATATGAATACTTAgttattttacaaatgaaaacagtAAGTGAAATAATTTAAGAAATCACTGAAACTCAACTTATCATGATGCAATattatttcataatttttatCTTTATAGGAACAATTTGACATTGGAGTTTAACGGAAGCAGAGAACGACAGTGGTCCTTTCAGTTTATCCGGTCATCTAAGAGTTAACTACTCCTTCAATAAACAGGTTGTTTTCTCAAGATAATATGATAAATATCTGGAAATTTAGTTTCCTCAAGATAACAA is from Micropterus dolomieu isolate WLL.071019.BEF.003 ecotype Adirondacks linkage group LG02, ASM2129224v1, whole genome shotgun sequence and encodes:
- the atp5mf gene encoding ATP synthase subunit f, mitochondrial, which gives rise to MIPCGELSAPVKMADRPVPVVEKRLMDVKLGELGSWLGGRDFTPNGIISAVRRGHDRYYNKYINVKKGGIGGVAMLLVGYVAISYLWEYDHIKHDRWRKYH
- the cpsf4 gene encoding cleavage and polyadenylation specificity factor subunit 4; amino-acid sequence: MQDLLATVDHIKFDLELAVQQQLGAQPLPFPGMDKSGSAVCEFFMRAACVKGGMCPFRHISGEKTVVCKHWLRGLCKKGDQCEFLHEYDMTKMPECYFYSKFGECSNKECPFLHIDPESKIKDCPWYDRGFCKHGPDCRHRHTRRVICVNYLVGFCPEGKSCKFMHPRFELPMGASEQPPLPQQTQNQTKPVPTIGRSSLSLIQLTNSSPGQRPQNHMQMNSVPQNNMTGNRGPRPLDQVTCYKCGEKGHYANKCTKGHLAFLSGQ